In Pseudomonas sp. P5_109, the genomic window CGAGGCGGGTAATCAGCCCGTCGCTCCGTCACCGGCGCTGGTGAAAACCGATGCTGCCGTTTCGCCTCGCGGATAAAGGAACACAGCCATGAAGTTCTCCCAGTTCTTTATCACGCGGCCGATCTTCGCCGCGGTGCTGTCGCTGCTGATCCTGATTGCCGGCGGCATTTCGCTGTTCCAGTTGCCGATCAGCGAATACCCGGAAGTGGTGCCGCCCACCGTGGTGGTCCATGCCAACTACCCGGGCGCCAACCCCAAGGTCATCGGCGAAACCGTGGCCGCGCCGCTCGAACAAGCCATCACCGGCGTGGAGAACATGTTGTACATGTCTTCGCAGTCCACGGCGGATGGCCGGCTCACGCTCACCGTGACCTTTGCCTTGGGCACCGACCTGGACAACGCCCAGGTGCAGGTGCAGAACCGCGTGACCCGCACCGAGCCCAAGCTGCCGGAGGAGGTGACGCGCATCGGCATCACCGTCGACAAGGCCTCGCCCGAGCTGACGCTGCTGGTGCACCTGGTGTCGCCGGACAAGCGCTACGACATGCTCTACCTGTCCAACTACGCAATCCTCAACGTCAAGGATGAGCTGTCGCGGTTGAACGGTATCGGTGACGTGAAGATGTTCGGCATCGGCGATTACTCGCTGCGCATCTGGCTCGACCCGAACAAGACCGCGTCACGCAACCTGACCGCCACCGACGTGGTCAATGCGGTGCGTGAGCAGAACCGTCAGGTCGCGGCCGGCCAACTGGGCTCGCCGCCTGCACCCAACGCCACCAGCTTCCAGATGTCGATCAACTCCCAGGGGCGGCTGGTCACCGAAGAAGAATTCGAAAACGTCATCGTGCGCAGTGGCGCCGATGGCGAGATCACCCGCCTCAAGGACATTGCCCGGATTGAACTGGGCTCCAACCAGTACGCACTGCGCGCACTGCTCAATAACCAGGAAGCGGTGGCGATGCCGATCTTCCAGCGCCCGGGTTCGAACGCGATCGACGTGTCCGACCAGGTGCGGGCGAAGATGGCCGAACTGAAGAAGAGCTTCCCGGAAGGCATGGACTACGAGATCGTCTACGACCCGACCATCTTCGTGCGCAGCTCGATCGAGGCGGTGGTGCACACGCTGTTCGAGGCGCTGATCCTGGTGGTGCTGGTGGTGATCCTGTTCCTGCAAACCTGGCGCGCGTCGATCATTCCGCTGGTGGCGGTGCCGGTGTCGCTGATCGGCACCTTTGCCGTGATGCACTTGCTCGGCTTCTCGCTCAATGCGCTGTCGCTGTTCGGCCTGGTGTTGGCCATCGGCATCGTGGTCGACGATGCCATCGTGGTCGTAGAGAACGTCGAGCGAAACATCGAAACCGGACTCGAACCGGCCGAAGCCACCAAAAAAGCCATGGGCGAAGTGACCGGGCCGATCATCGCCACGGCGCTGGTGCTGTGCGCGGTGTTTGTGCCGGCGGCGTTCATTTCCGGGCTGACCGGGCAGTTCTACAAGCAGTTCGCCCTGACCATCGCGATCTCGACGGTGATCTCGGCGTTCAACTCCCTGACCTTGTCGCCGGCGTTGGCAGCGGTACTGCTCAAGGCTCACGGCGCACCGAAAGACCGTTTCTCCAAGGTGCTGGACCGCTTGCTCGGTGGCTGGTTGTTCAAGCCCTTCAACCGTCTGTTCGAAAAGGCCGGTCACGGCTATGTGGTGGCGGTTGGAAAAATCATCCGTGGCAGCAGCGTGGCGTTGCTGGTTTACGCCGGCCTGATCGCCATGACGTACATGGGCTTCAGCACCACGCCGACGGGGTTCGTGCCGACCCAGGACAAGAAGTACCTGGTGACGTTTGCGCAATTGCCGGACGCCGCCAGCCTGGACCGCACCGAGTCGGTGATCCGGCGCATGAGCACCATTGCCATGAACGAGCCGGGTTTCGACAGTGCCGTGGCCTTTCCGGGGCTGTCGATCAACGGCTTCACCAACAGCCCGAACGCCGGTATCGCGTTCATCGGCTTGCGGCCATTCGATGAGCGCA contains:
- a CDS encoding efflux RND transporter permease subunit produces the protein MKFSQFFITRPIFAAVLSLLILIAGGISLFQLPISEYPEVVPPTVVVHANYPGANPKVIGETVAAPLEQAITGVENMLYMSSQSTADGRLTLTVTFALGTDLDNAQVQVQNRVTRTEPKLPEEVTRIGITVDKASPELTLLVHLVSPDKRYDMLYLSNYAILNVKDELSRLNGIGDVKMFGIGDYSLRIWLDPNKTASRNLTATDVVNAVREQNRQVAAGQLGSPPAPNATSFQMSINSQGRLVTEEEFENVIVRSGADGEITRLKDIARIELGSNQYALRALLNNQEAVAMPIFQRPGSNAIDVSDQVRAKMAELKKSFPEGMDYEIVYDPTIFVRSSIEAVVHTLFEALILVVLVVILFLQTWRASIIPLVAVPVSLIGTFAVMHLLGFSLNALSLFGLVLAIGIVVDDAIVVVENVERNIETGLEPAEATKKAMGEVTGPIIATALVLCAVFVPAAFISGLTGQFYKQFALTIAISTVISAFNSLTLSPALAAVLLKAHGAPKDRFSKVLDRLLGGWLFKPFNRLFEKAGHGYVVAVGKIIRGSSVALLVYAGLIAMTYMGFSTTPTGFVPTQDKKYLVTFAQLPDAASLDRTESVIRRMSTIAMNEPGFDSAVAFPGLSINGFTNSPNAGIAFIGLRPFDERKDPSLSAGAISASLNAKFGGIQDAYTAVFPPPPVQGLGTIGGFRLQIEDRGNLGYDELYKETMNIIGKSRSVPELANLFTSYTVNVPQVEAAIDREKAKTHGVAINDIFDTLQVYLGSLYANDFNRFGRTYQVNVQAEQQFRQEPEQIGQLKVRNDRGEMIPLATFVKVSPTSGPDRVSHYNGFVTAEINGSAAPGYSSGQAQAAIEKLLKEELPNGMTYEWTDLTYQQILSGNTALLVFPLCVLLAFLVLAALYESWSLPLAVILIVPMTLLSAIAGVIISKGDNNIFTQIGLIVLVGLACKNAILIVEFAKDRQDQGLSPLDAVLDACRMRLRPILMTSFAFIMGVIPLVTSTGAGSEMRRAMGVAVFSGMLGVTFFGLLLTPVFFVLIRRYIERKAARKAAHVHSLNVIDPEAH